In one Mauremys mutica isolate MM-2020 ecotype Southern chromosome 3, ASM2049712v1, whole genome shotgun sequence genomic region, the following are encoded:
- the THUMPD2 gene encoding THUMP domain-containing protein 2 isoform X2, which translates to MAEASGCAGPFIRYFCTAGRGLEPFLLREVEYVSGKVFFTTNSELSKLKKLKSGERLFLLLKKHAPISPSRNKGKVFNEIQKLVIEDPRCWLDIISIWKRLRGNKVEQGNLSKENPESLKRKSEEEISIIRKKQKREQILERVSDECHVEEQKKSVILETNNMDFLTERKTFLEETSESRIEKSVDSNNHSFSFRVSCRCSGAIAKVFTSQEVGRVLGITLIKQLGWKADLRNPDLELFVHLNDIYSVVGIPVFRLPLANREYIQTAGLRSTVAWAMASLAEISTGAFVLDPMCGLGTILLEAAKEWPNVHYLGADINDSQLQGAHENIKAAGLMDKIELLKASVIALPLPSESVDVVISDIPFGKKFKITKDIKLLPNILREMERVLHVGGTVVLLVSQDLHKHMGGCISNCVENDTSLNATSDNKNGAAVVKDLNPKEENGSPRSISSSIKGVETEHFNNVTCFGSLAAVESYGVSLGKTDAFIYKYRKMPAAGMQ; encoded by the exons ATGGCGGAGGCTTCGGGTTGTGCTGGCCCCTTTATCCGCTATTTCTGCACGGCCGGCCGGGGCCTGGAGCCCTTCCTGCTTCGGGAG GTGGAGTATGTTTCAGGAAAAGTTTTCTTTACCACCAATTCTGAGTTGAGTAAATTGAAGAAGCTGAAGTCTGGAGAACGATTATTTTTGCTGCTGAAAAAACATGCACCAATTTCTCCTTCTAGAAATAAAG GAAAAGTATTTAATGAAATTCAAAAACTTGTAATTGAGGACCCCAGATGTTGGCTGGATATTATTTCCATTTGGAAACGTCTTCGTGGAAATAAGGTCGAACAAGGAAACCTCTCTAAAGAAAATCCAGAATCcctaaaaagaaaatcagaagaaGAGATAAGTATCATAAGAAAAAAACAGAAGAGAGAACAAATATTAGAGAGAGTTTCTGATGAATGCCATGTGGAAGAGCAAAAGAAAAGTGTGATACTAGAAACAAACAACATGGACTTTTTGACTGAAAGAAAAACTTTTCTAGAAGAGACTTCTGAAAGTAGAATAGAGAAATCAGTTGATAGCAATAACCACAGCTTCAGTTTCAGAGTTTCTTGTCGCTGTAGTGGAGCAATTGCAAAAGTATTTACTTCACAG gaggTGGGAAGAGTACTTGGAATAACTCTTATAAAACAGCTTGGGTGGAAAGCagatttgagaaaccctgatctagag ctCTTTGTACATCTAAATGATATTTACTCGGTGGTGGGGATTCCTGTCTTCAG ACTTCCACTGGCGAACAGAGAGTATATCCAAACTGCAGGACTCCGATCTACTGTTGCATGGGCTATGGCATCTCTTGCTGAAATCAGT actGGTGCATTTGTTTTAGATCCTATGTGTGGATTAGGAACAATACTCTTGGAAGCTGCAAAAGAATGGCCT AATGTACATTACTTGGGTGCTGATATAAATGATTCACAGCTACAAGGTGCACATGAAAACATTAAGGCTGCAGGCTTGATGGATAAAATTGAGTTACTTAAAGCATCTGTCATAG CATTGCCATTACCTTCAGAAAGTGTTGATGTTGTGATTTCGGACATTCCATTTGGGAAAAAGTTCAAGATAACAAAAGACATAAAGCTTCTACCAAATATTCTTCGAGAAATGGAAAG aGTGCTTCATGTTGGAGGGACAGTTGTATTACTTGTGAGTCAAGATCTCCACAAGCACATGGGTGGCTGTATTAGCAATTGTGTCGAAAACGACACCTCTTTGAACGCCACCAGTGACAACAAGAATGGAGCTGCTGTGGTGAAAGACTTGAATCCCAAAGAGGAAAATGGGAGTCCAAGAAGTATTTCCTCTTCAATTAAAGGTGTAGAAACTGAACACTTCAATAACGTTACATGCtttgggtctttggcagcagtaGAATCCTATGGAGTTAGCCTTGGAAAAACAGATGCTTTCATATACAAATATAGGAAGATGCCTGCTGCTGGAATGCAGTAG
- the THUMPD2 gene encoding THUMP domain-containing protein 2 isoform X1 produces the protein MAEASGCAGPFIRYFCTAGRGLEPFLLREVRARLGATQVEYVSGKVFFTTNSELSKLKKLKSGERLFLLLKKHAPISPSRNKGKVFNEIQKLVIEDPRCWLDIISIWKRLRGNKVEQGNLSKENPESLKRKSEEEISIIRKKQKREQILERVSDECHVEEQKKSVILETNNMDFLTERKTFLEETSESRIEKSVDSNNHSFSFRVSCRCSGAIAKVFTSQEVGRVLGITLIKQLGWKADLRNPDLELFVHLNDIYSVVGIPVFRLPLANREYIQTAGLRSTVAWAMASLAEISTGAFVLDPMCGLGTILLEAAKEWPNVHYLGADINDSQLQGAHENIKAAGLMDKIELLKASVIALPLPSESVDVVISDIPFGKKFKITKDIKLLPNILREMERVLHVGGTVVLLVSQDLHKHMGGCISNCVENDTSLNATSDNKNGAAVVKDLNPKEENGSPRSISSSIKGVETEHFNNVTCFGSLAAVESYGVSLGKTDAFIYKYRKMPAAGMQ, from the exons ATGGCGGAGGCTTCGGGTTGTGCTGGCCCCTTTATCCGCTATTTCTGCACGGCCGGCCGGGGCCTGGAGCCCTTCCTGCTTCGGGAGGTACGGGCCCGGCTGGGGGCCACGCAG GTGGAGTATGTTTCAGGAAAAGTTTTCTTTACCACCAATTCTGAGTTGAGTAAATTGAAGAAGCTGAAGTCTGGAGAACGATTATTTTTGCTGCTGAAAAAACATGCACCAATTTCTCCTTCTAGAAATAAAG GAAAAGTATTTAATGAAATTCAAAAACTTGTAATTGAGGACCCCAGATGTTGGCTGGATATTATTTCCATTTGGAAACGTCTTCGTGGAAATAAGGTCGAACAAGGAAACCTCTCTAAAGAAAATCCAGAATCcctaaaaagaaaatcagaagaaGAGATAAGTATCATAAGAAAAAAACAGAAGAGAGAACAAATATTAGAGAGAGTTTCTGATGAATGCCATGTGGAAGAGCAAAAGAAAAGTGTGATACTAGAAACAAACAACATGGACTTTTTGACTGAAAGAAAAACTTTTCTAGAAGAGACTTCTGAAAGTAGAATAGAGAAATCAGTTGATAGCAATAACCACAGCTTCAGTTTCAGAGTTTCTTGTCGCTGTAGTGGAGCAATTGCAAAAGTATTTACTTCACAG gaggTGGGAAGAGTACTTGGAATAACTCTTATAAAACAGCTTGGGTGGAAAGCagatttgagaaaccctgatctagag ctCTTTGTACATCTAAATGATATTTACTCGGTGGTGGGGATTCCTGTCTTCAG ACTTCCACTGGCGAACAGAGAGTATATCCAAACTGCAGGACTCCGATCTACTGTTGCATGGGCTATGGCATCTCTTGCTGAAATCAGT actGGTGCATTTGTTTTAGATCCTATGTGTGGATTAGGAACAATACTCTTGGAAGCTGCAAAAGAATGGCCT AATGTACATTACTTGGGTGCTGATATAAATGATTCACAGCTACAAGGTGCACATGAAAACATTAAGGCTGCAGGCTTGATGGATAAAATTGAGTTACTTAAAGCATCTGTCATAG CATTGCCATTACCTTCAGAAAGTGTTGATGTTGTGATTTCGGACATTCCATTTGGGAAAAAGTTCAAGATAACAAAAGACATAAAGCTTCTACCAAATATTCTTCGAGAAATGGAAAG aGTGCTTCATGTTGGAGGGACAGTTGTATTACTTGTGAGTCAAGATCTCCACAAGCACATGGGTGGCTGTATTAGCAATTGTGTCGAAAACGACACCTCTTTGAACGCCACCAGTGACAACAAGAATGGAGCTGCTGTGGTGAAAGACTTGAATCCCAAAGAGGAAAATGGGAGTCCAAGAAGTATTTCCTCTTCAATTAAAGGTGTAGAAACTGAACACTTCAATAACGTTACATGCtttgggtctttggcagcagtaGAATCCTATGGAGTTAGCCTTGGAAAAACAGATGCTTTCATATACAAATATAGGAAGATGCCTGCTGCTGGAATGCAGTAG
- the THUMPD2 gene encoding THUMP domain-containing protein 2 isoform X3, which yields MHQFLLLEIKEVGRVLGITLIKQLGWKADLRNPDLELFVHLNDIYSVVGIPVFRLPLANREYIQTAGLRSTVAWAMASLAEISTGAFVLDPMCGLGTILLEAAKEWPNVHYLGADINDSQLQGAHENIKAAGLMDKIELLKASVIALPLPSESVDVVISDIPFGKKFKITKDIKLLPNILREMERVLHVGGTVVLLVSQDLHKHMGGCISNCVENDTSLNATSDNKNGAAVVKDLNPKEENGSPRSISSSIKGVETEHFNNVTCFGSLAAVESYGVSLGKTDAFIYKYRKMPAAGMQ from the exons ATGCACCAATTTCTCCTTCTAGAAATAAAG gaggTGGGAAGAGTACTTGGAATAACTCTTATAAAACAGCTTGGGTGGAAAGCagatttgagaaaccctgatctagag ctCTTTGTACATCTAAATGATATTTACTCGGTGGTGGGGATTCCTGTCTTCAG ACTTCCACTGGCGAACAGAGAGTATATCCAAACTGCAGGACTCCGATCTACTGTTGCATGGGCTATGGCATCTCTTGCTGAAATCAGT actGGTGCATTTGTTTTAGATCCTATGTGTGGATTAGGAACAATACTCTTGGAAGCTGCAAAAGAATGGCCT AATGTACATTACTTGGGTGCTGATATAAATGATTCACAGCTACAAGGTGCACATGAAAACATTAAGGCTGCAGGCTTGATGGATAAAATTGAGTTACTTAAAGCATCTGTCATAG CATTGCCATTACCTTCAGAAAGTGTTGATGTTGTGATTTCGGACATTCCATTTGGGAAAAAGTTCAAGATAACAAAAGACATAAAGCTTCTACCAAATATTCTTCGAGAAATGGAAAG aGTGCTTCATGTTGGAGGGACAGTTGTATTACTTGTGAGTCAAGATCTCCACAAGCACATGGGTGGCTGTATTAGCAATTGTGTCGAAAACGACACCTCTTTGAACGCCACCAGTGACAACAAGAATGGAGCTGCTGTGGTGAAAGACTTGAATCCCAAAGAGGAAAATGGGAGTCCAAGAAGTATTTCCTCTTCAATTAAAGGTGTAGAAACTGAACACTTCAATAACGTTACATGCtttgggtctttggcagcagtaGAATCCTATGGAGTTAGCCTTGGAAAAACAGATGCTTTCATATACAAATATAGGAAGATGCCTGCTGCTGGAATGCAGTAG